A genome region from Branchiostoma floridae strain S238N-H82 unplaced genomic scaffold, Bfl_VNyyK Sc7u5tJ_1562, whole genome shotgun sequence includes the following:
- the LOC118408249 gene encoding THAP domain-containing protein 10-like, with translation MRLTMCNTEIKSFLTKRHLFCTHKAKTAPPAHISQKCGWTGSDVTRGIPGTAGKTSTLLQTTFLSQRQLSLPSLLFPSLCNFFVMVKRCVAFGCSNTSRLGFSLHKFPQTPWRRRQWERFVQRRRAQWTVGACSYLCSKHFSVKQFYGGLESQFGLDRRAKLQKTACPDILDAADADGSAGREGASSARRSAVEKLNNHRIIADLLEDHESEARGTVEIEDEQLESAQDAGHMDVGVQTKQSVRNQGTQVAPGKADVGIQCMLLCPEHHTHMQEDEEEEEEEDEEEEDDDDDEYFPTEEELLGAKSDDEDFDLEWETHEGNTDTPPPPHRERKYLVFESALLQLFTLCLLCGGAVNLTLDTAGSFLQVTQVCKLCKFVRKWSSQPFIGNTPAGNLLMSAAILFAGAIPKQALHMFRHLSCQCVSITTFFRHQRLYLHSA, from the exons ATGAGGCTAACCATGTGTAACACGGAAATAAAGTCCTTCTTGACGAAGCGCCACCTATTTTGCACGCACAAAGCAAAAACTGCACCTCCGGCTCACATTTCTCAAAAGTGCGGCTggaccggaagtgacgtcacacGGGGCATTCCCGGCACCGCGGGAAAAACATCAACACTTTTGCAGACGACATTTCTGTCTCAGCGTCAACTTTCACTTCCTTCCTTGTTGTTTCCGTCGTTATGTAATTTTTTCGTCATGGTTAAACGCTGTGTGGCTTTTGGGTGTAGTAACACGTCTCGGTTAGGTTTTAGTTTGCATAAATTCCCCCAAACTCCGTGGAGACGTCGTCAATGGGAGCGGTTCGTCCAGCGCCGAAGAGCACAGTGGACTGTAGGTGCCTGTTCCTACCTTTGCAGCAAACATTTCTCCGTGAAACAGTTTTATGGCGGGCTTGAAAGTCAATTCGGGCTGGACAGGCGGGCCAAGCTGCAGAAAACGGCCTGTCCGGATATCTTGGACGCGGCAGACGCAGACGGAAGTGCCGGGCGAGAAGGAGCGTCGTCTGCTCGCCGGTCAGCTGTCGAGAAGCTCAACAATCACCGG ATAATTGCCGACCTGCTAGAGGATCAT GAGAGTGAGGCAAGAGGCACTGTTGAAATTGAG GATGAGCAGCTAGAAAGTGCACAGGATGCTGGTCACATGGATGTTGGAGTGCAGACAAAACAATCAGTCAGAAACCAAG GCACCCAGGTTGCACCAGGAAAGGCTGATGTGGGTATCCAGTGTATGCTGCTGTGCCCAGAACATCATACCCACATGCAAGAGgatgaagaagaggaggaagaggaagacgaggaagaggaagatgatgatgatgatgagtactTCCCTACAGAGGAGGAGCTCTTGGGGGCTAAGAG tgatgATGAGGACTTTGACCTTGAATGGGAAACACATGagggaaacacagacacaccaccGCCACCACATCGTGAGAGGAAGTACCTTGTGTTTGAAAGTGCTCTGCTACAACTCTTTACCTTGTGTCTGCTTTGTGGCGGAGCAGTGAACTTGACACTTGACACGGCAGGCTCTTTCTTGCAAGTGACACAAGTTTGCAAGTTATGCAAGTTTGTGAGGAAATGGTCTAGCCAACCATTCATCGGCAACACACCGGCAGGAAACCTCCTGATGTCAGCAGCTATTCTTTTTGCAG GTGCAATTCCCAAACAAGCGCTGCACATGTTCCGGCATTTGAGTTGCCAGTGTGTCTCCATCACGACTTTCTTCCGTCATCAGCGCCTTTACCTGCACTCTGCA
- the LOC118408252 gene encoding uncharacterized protein LOC118408252, protein MLSRLYLAVLHSNENCGRPQLETKEGDKVFKLRFKKFKKACTVQEVVGDCTFDYVTVLMEETIRICDAGEEAHLVQPPPTLASAFDRPEKEAAVDAHRTRFGRNDD, encoded by the exons ATGTTGTCAAG GCTGTACTTAGCAGTACTTCACAGCAATGAGAACTGTGGACGGCCCCAGCTGGAAACAAAAGAGGGTGACAAGGTCTTCAAACTTCGCTTCAAGAAGTTCAAGAAGGCTTGCACTGTGCAAGAGGTAGTGGGAGACTGTACATTTG ACTATGTGACTGTCCTTATGGAGGAAACCATCAGGATCTGTGATGCTGGTGAGGAAGCACATCTTGTTCAACCGCCACCAACACTGGCCAGTGCTTTTGACAGACCAGAGAAGGAAGCTGCAGTGGATGCGCACAGAACACGGTTTGGCAGAAATGATGACTAA
- the LOC118408251 gene encoding P2X purinoceptor 7-like: MAGADRDTTDLDQAVPFLPYQFEPEAGEDDSDTAEVEDRGNAERLTSLTWCTCGHCVIMPTAAECICCHELSPINDKRHQLVTPVPDCITLHPGFRSICLDIWCLQCAYFQYRQEYGPSQDPTHERYRYVAYRQLVRWCWGWLGARIRVINPACAVKKIRETFPSAQYTGFKYPPLD, translated from the exons ATGGCGGGCGCAGATCGTGACACGACCGATCTCGACCAGGCTGTGCCGTTTTTGCCGTATCAATTCGAGCCCGAGGCAGGGGAGGATGACAGCGACACGGCAGAAGTAGAAGATCGTGGAAATGCGGAGCGGCTGACCTCATTGACCTG GTGTACATGTGGCCACTGCGTTATCATGCCCACAGCGGCAGAGTGCATTTGCTGCCATGAGCTGTCACCGATAAATGACAAAAGGCACCAGCTTGTGACACCTGTCCCAGACTGCATTACCCTGCACCCTGGGTTTAGGTCAATCTGCCTTGACATCTGGTGTCTTCAGTGTGCTTACTTTCAATATAGACAGGAGTATGGGCCCAGTCAAGATCCAACTCATGA GAGATACAGATACGTTGCGTACCGACAGTTGGTGAGGTGGTGTTGGGGGTGGCTAGGAGCCAGGATAAGAGTTATCAACCCTGCCTGTGCGGTCAAGAAGATTAGAGAGACCTTCCCGTCAGCACAGTATACAGGATTCAAATATCCACCTTTAGATTAA